Proteins encoded in a region of the Phoenix dactylifera cultivar Barhee BC4 chromosome 3, palm_55x_up_171113_PBpolish2nd_filt_p, whole genome shotgun sequence genome:
- the LOC103714414 gene encoding uncharacterized protein LOC103714414 — protein sequence MVSSGNEDSTEEVHDGLESGTAPRLPKLREYRIRIPSLDAGPLDEGTRSRRLLDFLKARPSVEWFKNLKFYSPFAIFRRAVNKREEISISIPSPVGNRRRFYIHFIRKINWASLIHICKEWLKNPLNVALLLWFLCVAVSGCMLGLLLLGLLNKAFPTTSSRNHWIEINNQVLNALFTLMSIYQHPNLFHHFFLLCRWRSEDIIELRKIYCKNGAYRPKEWAHMMVVVVLLHITCFSQYTLCGLYWGYSRKQRPEFAENFFFALGIAAPVFAGLYTIYSPLGREYNSESESDEESQAKVSGADPNQSNKVGLRLYERRIVISQPEWVGGLFDCGDDVTVGYLSFFCTFCVFGWNMERLGFGNMYTHIFTFLLLCVAPFWIFSISALNIHDIVIGDTVGIAGILLCAFGLIYGGYWRIQMRKKFKFPGNTLCCGSASMTDYMQWMFCWACSLAQEVRTGNFYEIEDDSLYRKLLDADEESRSHDGGSSPEIASDCSSPLPTSCTAESPTSTTRRGVECSSPDDQSFGRRQESSLLTLHDVMTPPVQPLMESQYRASDDDATTPSPASPSILRTEDKTPPPI from the coding sequence ATGGTTTCTAGTGGCAACGAGGATAGCACAGAAGAAGTCCATGATGGATTAGAATCTGGAACAGCACCAAGACTCCCCAAGCTAAGGGAATACCGCATTAGGATCCCATCACTTGATGCAGGACCACTGGATGAGGGAACACGCAGCAGGAGGCTTCTGGACTTTCTGAAAGCTCGTCCCTCCGTCGAGTGGTTTAAGAATCTCAAATTCTACTCCCCCTTCGCAATTTTCCGGCGAGCTGTAAATAAAAGAGAAGAAATCTCAATTTCAATTCCTTCTCCAGTTGGCAACCGACGCCGTTTCTATATCCACTTCATCAGGAAGATCAACTGGGCTTCTCTCATTCATATCTGCAAGGAATGGTTGAAGAATCCACTGAATGTTGCtcttcttctctggtttctcTGTGTTGCTGTCTCTGGTTGCATGCTGGGTTTGCTCCTGCTTGGGCTCTTGAACAAGGCCTTCCCTACAACATCATCTAGAAATCATTGGATTGAGATCAACAACCAAGTCCTTAACGCACTCTTCACACTCATGAGTATTTACCAGCATCCGAATCTCTTCCATCACTTCTTTCTACTCTGCCGATGGAGATCAGAAGACATCATTGAGCTCAGAAAGATATACTGCAAGAATGGAGCTTACCGGCCTAAAGAATGGGCTCATATGATGGTTGTTGTGGTCCTCCTCCATATCACTTGTTTTTCGCAGTACACCTTGTGCGGTCTCTACTGGGGATACTCCAGAAAGCAGCGACCTGAGTTTGCCGAGAACTTCTTCTTTGCTTTGGGGATTGCTGCACCAGTCTTTGCTGGTCTGTACACAATTTACAGTCCTCTTGGGAGGGAATACAATTCTGAATCCGAGTCTGATGAAGAGTCCCAGGCTAAGGTTTCTGGTGCTGATCCTAACCAATCTAATAAGGTTGGTCTTAGGCTATACGAAAGGAGAATAGTGATAAGTCAACCAGAATGGGTCGGCGGGCTGTTCGATTGCGGCGACGACGTTACCGTCGGCTACCTCTCTTTCTTCTGCACCTTCTGTGTCTTTGGATGGAACATGGAAAGGCTTGGGTTTGGGAACATGTATACTCACATCTTTACTTTCCTTCTGCTGTGTGTAGCTCCCTTCTGGATTTTTAGCATCTCTGCCCTCAACATTCACGATATTGTAATTGGCGATACGGTGGGGATTGCAGGGATACTTCTATGCGCGTTTGGTCTGATCTATGGTGGTTATTGGAGAATCCAGATgaggaagaaattcaaatttCCAGGTAATACCTTGTGCTGTGGCTCTGCTTCGATGACTGATTACATGCAGTGGATGTTCTGCTGGGCTTGTTCCCTGGCTCAGGAGGTGCGAACTGGGAACTTCTATGAGATCGAGGATGACAGCCTCTACAGGAAGCTTTTGGATGCTGATGAAGAAAGCCGGTCTCATGATGGTGGATCGAGCCCAGAGATTGCATCCGATTGTAGCTCCCCTCTTCCAACCTCTTGTACAGCTGAGTCACCAACTTCTACTACGAGAAGAGGAGTGGAATGTAGCAGTCCAGATGATCAGTCATTTGGAAGAAGGCAAGAGAGCTCTTTGTTGACTCTTCATGATGTAATGACTCCGCCTGTTCAGCCATTGATGGAGTCTCAATACAGAGCTAGCGATGATGATGCAACCACACCATCACCGGCTTCACCATCCATATTACGTACAGAAGATAAAACACCGCCTCCAATTTAA